The Megasphaera stantonii genome includes a window with the following:
- a CDS encoding basic amino acid ABC transporter substrate-binding protein → MMKKQLMLAAAALTATACIAGCGSSDNAGAAKENATFIVGMEPTFPPFEFTENDKYVGFDLDLAQALCDKMGVKMEVKSMGFDALIPALKSGQIDMIASGMDATEERAKQVAFTTPYFFDGYSVVVRKDNTTINGFDDLKGKVVGAQVGTKPVDIATEHGAATVKQYDANSQGWMELNSGTCDAVVINTSVALFYLKQGGDKDLKIVGESEVLNSGLAMALNKEKPEQLEKVNKALADIKADGTYAQIYKKWFGVEPPADK, encoded by the coding sequence ATGATGAAGAAACAACTTATGTTGGCTGCCGCGGCTTTGACGGCGACGGCATGTATCGCCGGCTGCGGTTCGTCGGATAACGCCGGCGCCGCAAAGGAAAACGCCACGTTTATTGTCGGCATGGAACCGACGTTCCCGCCTTTTGAATTTACGGAAAACGACAAATACGTCGGCTTCGATTTGGATTTAGCCCAGGCCCTCTGCGATAAGATGGGCGTAAAGATGGAAGTCAAGAGCATGGGCTTCGACGCCTTGATCCCGGCCCTGAAGAGCGGCCAAATTGACATGATCGCTTCCGGCATGGACGCGACGGAGGAACGGGCTAAACAGGTCGCCTTCACTACGCCTTATTTCTTTGACGGCTATTCCGTCGTCGTCCGCAAAGACAATACGACGATCAACGGCTTTGACGACTTGAAGGGCAAGGTCGTCGGCGCCCAGGTCGGCACGAAGCCTGTCGACATCGCAACAGAACACGGTGCAGCAACGGTCAAGCAGTACGACGCTAACAGCCAGGGCTGGATGGAATTGAACAGCGGCACCTGCGACGCCGTCGTCATCAATACCTCCGTCGCCCTGTTCTATTTAAAGCAAGGCGGCGACAAGGACTTGAAGATCGTCGGCGAATCGGAAGTGCTCAACAGCGGCCTGGCTATGGCTCTCAACAAAGAAAAACCGGAGCAGCTTGAAAAGGTCAATAAGGCCCTTGCCGACATCAAGGCCGACGGCACGTATGCCCAAATTTACAAAAAATGGTTTGGCGTAGAACCGCCTGCTGATAAATAA
- a CDS encoding HAD family hydrolase, with product MYTTYIFDFDYTLANSEQGIVMCFEMLFADEGYGPVPREDICRTIGMTMYDAMARLTGETNPEQIEELIRLYKVRYSDYYMVDNTHLYPQTVPMLRRLKAKGAHCCIVSTKTRSRINQTIEKEHLESLVDCVVGMEDVSEAKPSPEGIQQIQQRFNLEPSEILYVGDSLIDAETALHAGVDFAAVTTGTTDASAFASLPHVQIMQDLSELV from the coding sequence ATGTATACGACGTATATTTTTGATTTTGATTACACGCTGGCAAATTCAGAGCAGGGCATCGTCATGTGCTTTGAAATGCTGTTTGCTGACGAGGGGTACGGCCCCGTCCCGCGCGAAGACATTTGCCGGACCATCGGCATGACGATGTACGACGCCATGGCCCGCCTGACCGGCGAAACGAATCCGGAGCAAATCGAAGAACTCATCCGATTGTATAAAGTCCGCTATTCCGACTATTACATGGTAGATAACACGCATTTGTACCCGCAGACGGTACCCATGCTGCGCCGCTTAAAGGCAAAAGGTGCGCACTGCTGCATCGTCTCGACGAAGACCCGGTCGCGCATTAATCAGACCATTGAAAAGGAACATCTGGAATCGCTCGTCGACTGCGTCGTCGGTATGGAAGATGTCAGCGAGGCCAAGCCGTCTCCCGAAGGGATTCAGCAGATTCAGCAGCGCTTTAATCTCGAGCCGTCTGAAATCTTATACGTCGGCGACAGCCTTATTGACGCCGAAACGGCTCTTCATGCCGGCGTAGATTTCGCCGCCGTGACGACGGGCACGACTGATGCTTCTGCCTTTGCCAGCCTGCCTCACGTTCAAATCATGCAGGATTTAAGCGAACTTGTGTAA
- a CDS encoding basic amino acid ABC transporter substrate-binding protein translates to MNKKYLSILAASVAAVSLFAGCGSDSADNKGAASEEKVLIVGTEPTFPPFEFTEDGKDVGFDIDLLQAVSDKIGYKMEIKNLGFDALIPALKSGQIDLIAAGMDATEERKKQVDFTDVYFSGGYTVVVRKDNTDITGYESLAGKTVGAQVGSRAAFYAKEHGATVKEFDTNSQGWMELEAGTCDAVSIDSAVAMYYLKQGGDKSLKLVGDLIKDRNVAMAVSKEKPELREKVNNALKELKADGTYAKLYKKWFGTEPAL, encoded by the coding sequence ATGAACAAAAAATATCTTTCTATACTCGCCGCCTCTGTCGCCGCAGTGTCTCTCTTCGCCGGCTGCGGCAGCGATTCGGCGGACAATAAGGGCGCAGCCAGCGAAGAAAAAGTGCTCATCGTCGGTACGGAACCGACCTTCCCGCCTTTTGAATTTACGGAAGACGGCAAGGATGTAGGCTTTGACATCGACCTTCTCCAGGCTGTCAGCGATAAAATCGGCTACAAGATGGAAATCAAGAACCTCGGCTTCGACGCCTTGATCCCGGCCTTAAAGAGCGGCCAGATCGACCTCATCGCCGCCGGCATGGATGCGACGGAAGAACGGAAGAAGCAAGTCGATTTTACCGACGTATACTTCAGCGGCGGCTATACTGTCGTCGTCCGCAAGGACAACACGGATATTACGGGCTACGAAAGCTTAGCCGGCAAGACCGTCGGCGCTCAGGTCGGCTCGCGTGCGGCCTTCTACGCCAAGGAACACGGCGCGACAGTAAAAGAATTCGACACGAACAGCCAGGGCTGGATGGAACTGGAAGCCGGTACGTGCGACGCCGTATCGATCGACAGCGCCGTCGCCATGTATTACTTAAAACAGGGCGGCGACAAGAGCCTGAAGCTCGTCGGCGATTTGATCAAGGACCGCAACGTCGCCATGGCCGTCAGCAAAGAAAAACCCGAATTGCGTGAAAAGGTAAACAACGCATTGAAGGAATTGAAAGCCGACGGCACGTACGCCAAATTATACAAAAAATGGTTCGGCACAGAACCTGCGCTTTAA
- the whiA gene encoding DNA-binding protein WhiA — translation MSFAEQVKNEIAHCKPENAACRYAELAALLCMGGSLMLGSRGHVGIEFSTSNNAVARKALKMWMESFAVRPEVRVRQGLRLRKKNYYILRVPPSFASTKTLQQLSLFPKDKEFSAIDLKNPACQRAFLRGAFMGGGSVNQPKGDYHLELLTGNESFAQKLLKIMCRFHLPAKMTDRKGDYLVYIKEGNGVSAFLQLIGADQAYMKFESVRIVKEMRNNVNRVVNCETANLQKTVDAAIRQRRDIEKLQASGLYLRLTPKLQEAAELRMSHPEASMSELATLSGLTKSGLAHRFRKISDMAKQIEE, via the coding sequence ATGTCCTTTGCTGAACAGGTTAAAAATGAGATTGCTCACTGCAAGCCGGAAAACGCCGCCTGCCGCTATGCCGAATTGGCGGCTCTGCTGTGCATGGGCGGGTCCCTGATGCTTGGCTCCCGCGGGCATGTGGGCATCGAATTCAGCACGTCGAACAACGCCGTAGCCCGCAAGGCCCTGAAGATGTGGATGGAATCCTTTGCCGTTCGTCCGGAAGTGCGCGTGCGCCAGGGCCTTCGGCTGCGCAAGAAAAATTATTATATACTGCGCGTTCCGCCGTCCTTTGCCAGCACGAAAACGCTGCAGCAGCTGTCGCTGTTCCCGAAAGACAAGGAATTTTCCGCTATTGATTTGAAAAATCCAGCCTGTCAGCGGGCCTTTCTGCGGGGCGCTTTCATGGGCGGAGGCTCCGTCAACCAGCCTAAGGGAGATTACCATCTGGAGCTTTTGACGGGAAACGAATCCTTTGCCCAGAAGCTGCTTAAAATTATGTGCCGGTTTCACCTGCCGGCCAAGATGACGGACCGCAAGGGCGATTATCTCGTGTATATAAAAGAGGGAAACGGCGTGTCAGCCTTTTTGCAGCTCATTGGGGCTGACCAGGCCTATATGAAGTTTGAAAGCGTCCGTATCGTCAAGGAAATGCGCAACAACGTCAACCGCGTCGTCAACTGCGAAACGGCAAATTTGCAGAAAACCGTCGATGCGGCCATACGCCAGCGCAGAGATATCGAAAAGCTTCAGGCTTCGGGCTTGTACCTGCGCCTGACGCCTAAGCTGCAGGAAGCGGCGGAGCTGCGCATGAGTCATCCCGAAGCGTCCATGAGTGAGCTGGCGACGTTGTCGGGATTGACGAAATCAGGCCTTGCCCATCGGTTTCGAAAGATTTCCGATATGGCAAAGCAAATTGAGGAATGA
- a CDS encoding gluconeogenesis factor YvcK family protein, producing MRFFKWLHPGLHIKRWLFLFGLGMMATSFGLVLTFNYQWLGQVEEWMFRLLYEMTGHYNYTVLATIGILVIVSGLFLMGWATRRLIRTMLGVVMPNESENISDLILANLQLAKGPKVVVIGGGTGLSVMLRGLKTKTYNLTAVVTVADDGGSTGRIRQDLDIIAPGDLRNCLVALADKEGLMEKLFAHRFGGSGNLTGHSFGNLFIAALIEVLGDVEEAMDATSKVLKVRGKVIPASAEKIQLNAEMTDGRVICGESQIPHAHGKIKRVFTTPEQPKAIQSAIEAIQEADVIVLGPGSLYTSIMPNLCVPDIAASVRASKAKKIYICNVMTQPGETDGYTVSDHVKAINQHAGQEIVDFVIANSGDIDTAVLQRYADAGSQPVVIDKRRVGDLGATLLSADLVNAEKGGTHDPKKLANVLFDLINALRTDLSPELLHYYLKRYELKRNLRRR from the coding sequence ATGCGCTTTTTTAAATGGCTGCATCCGGGACTGCATATCAAGCGATGGCTGTTTCTTTTCGGCTTGGGAATGATGGCGACCAGCTTCGGCCTGGTCCTGACCTTTAACTACCAATGGCTGGGGCAGGTTGAAGAGTGGATGTTCCGCCTGCTGTACGAAATGACCGGCCATTACAACTATACGGTGCTGGCGACGATCGGCATCCTCGTCATCGTGTCGGGCCTTTTCCTCATGGGATGGGCGACGCGCCGGCTCATCCGGACGATGCTGGGCGTCGTCATGCCCAATGAGTCGGAAAACATCAGCGATTTAATCTTGGCTAATCTGCAGCTGGCCAAGGGGCCGAAGGTCGTCGTCATCGGCGGCGGCACGGGGCTGTCGGTCATGCTGCGAGGGCTGAAGACCAAGACGTATAATCTGACGGCCGTCGTTACTGTAGCCGACGACGGCGGCTCTACGGGCCGCATACGGCAGGATTTGGATATCATCGCTCCCGGCGATTTGCGGAACTGCCTGGTCGCCCTGGCCGATAAGGAAGGGCTGATGGAAAAGCTCTTTGCCCATCGCTTCGGCGGCTCCGGCAATTTGACGGGTCACAGCTTCGGTAATTTATTTATCGCCGCCTTGATCGAAGTTCTCGGCGACGTAGAGGAGGCTATGGATGCGACGAGCAAGGTTTTGAAGGTCCGCGGCAAGGTCATTCCTGCGTCGGCGGAAAAAATACAGCTGAACGCGGAGATGACCGACGGCCGGGTCATTTGCGGCGAATCGCAGATTCCCCACGCCCACGGCAAAATCAAACGGGTGTTTACGACGCCTGAACAGCCTAAGGCGATTCAGTCTGCCATCGAGGCGATTCAGGAAGCCGACGTCATCGTGCTGGGGCCGGGAAGCCTGTATACCAGCATTATGCCGAATCTGTGCGTGCCCGATATAGCGGCGTCCGTACGGGCCAGCAAAGCCAAGAAGATTTATATCTGCAACGTCATGACCCAGCCCGGGGAAACGGACGGCTACACCGTGTCGGATCACGTCAAGGCCATTAACCAGCATGCCGGCCAGGAAATCGTCGATTTCGTCATCGCCAACAGCGGCGATATTGACACGGCTGTGCTGCAGCGGTATGCCGACGCAGGCTCCCAGCCCGTCGTCATAGACAAGCGGCGCGTCGGAGACTTGGGCGCGACGTTGCTGTCCGCCGATTTGGTAAACGCTGAAAAAGGCGGAACCCACGATCCGAAAAAACTGGCGAATGTTCTCTTCGATTTGATCAACGCCTTGCGGACCGACCTGTCGCCGGAGCTGCTCCACTATTATTTGAAGCGGTATGAGTTGAAGCGCAATTTAAGACGCCGCTAG
- the rapZ gene encoding RNase adapter RapZ, whose amino-acid sequence MDQFHLIIVTGMSGAGKSQAVQALEDMGYFCIDNIPPVLIPKFAELCMKGGERVRHVALIADIRGGEFFDAMSQSLKELKAQGVSYEIVFIEASDQTLVRRYKETRRLHPLAPHSRLSQGIAEERKRLESLRKHADFIIDTTNLKPKQLKELLVKKYAISEGRKGMNVTVVSFGFKHGMPIDADIVEDVRFLPNPFYIEEYRNKSGRVPAVREYVESFPISATFKEKWFDMIDFLLPNYEREGKSQLVIAVGCTGGMHRSVCMAEALYKHLKETGVDVSIEHRDLYKNDVEEDAPGYEGM is encoded by the coding sequence ATGGACCAATTCCATCTGATCATCGTAACCGGCATGTCTGGCGCCGGAAAAAGCCAGGCCGTACAGGCATTGGAAGATATGGGCTATTTCTGCATTGATAATATTCCTCCCGTCCTCATTCCCAAGTTTGCCGAACTATGCATGAAGGGCGGCGAACGAGTCCGTCACGTGGCCCTCATCGCCGATATACGGGGCGGAGAGTTTTTCGACGCCATGAGCCAGTCGCTGAAAGAATTGAAAGCTCAGGGCGTTTCGTATGAAATCGTATTTATCGAAGCATCGGACCAGACCCTCGTACGCCGCTACAAGGAAACGCGCCGCCTGCACCCGCTGGCGCCGCACAGCCGGCTGAGCCAGGGGATTGCAGAAGAACGGAAGCGTCTGGAATCGCTGCGGAAGCACGCTGATTTCATCATCGATACGACGAATTTGAAGCCGAAGCAGCTTAAAGAACTGCTGGTGAAGAAATACGCCATCAGCGAGGGACGGAAGGGCATGAACGTTACGGTCGTATCCTTCGGATTTAAGCACGGCATGCCCATCGATGCCGACATTGTCGAAGACGTCCGTTTTTTGCCTAATCCCTTTTACATCGAAGAATATCGGAATAAATCAGGCCGCGTTCCTGCCGTTCGCGAGTACGTAGAAAGCTTTCCCATATCGGCGACCTTCAAGGAAAAATGGTTTGACATGATCGATTTCCTGCTGCCCAACTACGAACGGGAGGGAAAGAGCCAGCTGGTCATCGCCGTCGGCTGCACCGGCGGCATGCACCGCAGCGTCTGCATGGCCGAGGCCTTGTACAAGCACTTGAAAGAAACGGGCGTAGACGTATCCATCGAGCATCGGGATCTGTATAAAAACGACGTAGAAGAAGACGCGCCGGGCTACGAAGGAATGTAA
- a CDS encoding Cof-type HAD-IIB family hydrolase: MNTPKSEIRMIALDLDGTLLRSDSAVSPRTLSAIQEACSRGVVVAIATGRMYATASPYGKLLGLGDIPMMLYAGGLIQTVESKRKLFEQAIDVQDAAELLALTKRMGWQMQTYIDDVLRVAEYDEWIQDYERITHCRAVVCGDDFYTPQGAPNKLLSRGEHDELVRRRDIIEEAMPGRFTILFSDPTFLEIMPKGVNKGIGLHRLGELFQVPVEQIMAVGDSPNDVDMLKEAGFAVAMDNASPAVKDVVDYVAAGNDDDGVAKVIEKFVL, translated from the coding sequence ATGAATACACCGAAATCAGAAATACGGATGATCGCCCTCGATTTGGACGGCACGCTGCTGCGCAGCGACTCTGCCGTATCGCCGCGGACTCTCAGCGCGATTCAGGAAGCCTGCTCGCGCGGCGTCGTCGTAGCCATCGCCACGGGCCGCATGTATGCGACGGCCAGTCCCTACGGCAAGCTGCTGGGCTTGGGAGATATTCCAATGATGCTCTATGCCGGCGGGCTGATCCAGACGGTCGAATCGAAACGGAAGCTGTTTGAACAGGCCATTGACGTGCAGGACGCGGCGGAATTGCTGGCCCTGACGAAACGAATGGGCTGGCAGATGCAGACCTACATCGACGACGTGCTGCGTGTGGCCGAATACGACGAATGGATTCAGGACTACGAACGCATTACCCATTGCCGGGCCGTCGTCTGCGGCGACGATTTTTATACGCCCCAGGGAGCGCCCAATAAGCTGCTGAGCCGCGGCGAGCACGATGAGCTGGTACGGCGCAGGGATATCATCGAAGAGGCCATGCCGGGGCGGTTTACTATCTTGTTTTCCGACCCGACGTTTTTGGAAATCATGCCGAAGGGCGTGAATAAGGGCATCGGCCTGCATCGCCTGGGCGAGCTGTTCCAGGTGCCTGTCGAACAGATTATGGCCGTCGGCGATTCGCCGAACGACGTCGATATGCTGAAAGAGGCGGGCTTTGCCGTCGCCATGGACAACGCCTCGCCGGCCGTAAAGGACGTCGTGGACTACGTCGCGGCCGGCAACGACGATGACGGCGTCGCCAAGGTGATTGAGAAGTTCGTTTTATAG
- a CDS encoding DivIVA domain-containing protein produces the protein MLTPMDIHNKEFKRGFRGYSEEDVDAFMDSIAADYEKVYREYCELKERCDKLQDKLTQYEKMESTMNSTLMLAQQTAENVKVTARKEAELILQEASNKKKQMLNETTMSLQSSQQELDKVVAQTRAFREKCRAILTSQLRLLDDMALDSKKDDDAAVKPVEEPPAEDAKAEE, from the coding sequence ATGCTGACACCAATGGATATTCATAATAAAGAATTTAAACGGGGATTCCGCGGATACAGCGAAGAAGACGTAGATGCGTTTATGGATAGTATTGCCGCCGACTATGAAAAGGTCTATCGCGAATATTGCGAGCTGAAAGAACGGTGTGACAAGCTGCAGGACAAGCTGACGCAGTATGAAAAGATGGAATCGACGATGAACAGCACCCTGATGCTCGCCCAGCAGACGGCGGAAAACGTCAAAGTTACGGCCCGCAAGGAAGCAGAACTCATCCTGCAGGAAGCGTCGAATAAGAAAAAGCAGATGCTGAACGAAACGACGATGAGCCTGCAGTCTTCGCAGCAGGAATTAGACAAGGTTGTCGCCCAGACCCGGGCGTTCCGTGAAAAGTGCCGGGCTATTTTGACCAGCCAGCTGCGGCTGCTGGACGATATGGCCTTAGACAGCAAAAAAGATGACGACGCAGCGGTTAAGCCGGTGGAAGAACCGCCTGCGGAAGACGCAAAAGCAGAAGAATAA
- a CDS encoding RNA-binding protein, whose product MKNRDRIIRYYQGTDNGELAARLIDLADSAAKGRPYAVSEFVSPGAVQIGETIQAHAPALVLRTFGGYQGAERVKLAFVSADYDGPVDFNLTACRVKWDSRYRLLSHRDVLGSLMGLGIGRERFGDIIMQDDGAVILADTALLQYLKQNFTKVAMVSVTVEEMPLSDIAPRQEKVKEIKTTVASLRLDAVASSGFGISRTKAAEAIKGDRVQVNWQPAKGPSQDVQEGDVISLRGKGRMELAQITGTSRKGRIGVLLKRYM is encoded by the coding sequence GTGAAAAACAGAGATAGAATTATTCGGTATTACCAAGGCACGGACAATGGGGAGCTGGCGGCACGGCTGATCGATTTGGCCGACAGCGCCGCCAAGGGCCGTCCCTATGCCGTCAGCGAATTCGTTTCGCCCGGCGCGGTGCAGATCGGCGAAACGATTCAAGCCCACGCGCCGGCGCTGGTACTGCGTACCTTCGGCGGCTATCAGGGGGCGGAACGGGTAAAGCTGGCCTTTGTCAGCGCCGATTACGACGGCCCGGTGGATTTTAACCTGACGGCCTGCCGCGTCAAATGGGATTCCCGCTACCGCCTTCTCAGCCATCGCGACGTGCTGGGCTCTCTCATGGGACTGGGCATTGGCCGCGAACGCTTCGGCGACATCATCATGCAGGACGACGGCGCGGTCATTCTGGCCGATACGGCGCTGCTGCAGTATTTGAAGCAGAACTTCACCAAGGTGGCCATGGTGTCCGTAACGGTCGAAGAAATGCCGCTGAGCGATATTGCGCCGCGGCAGGAAAAGGTAAAGGAAATCAAGACGACCGTCGCGTCTCTGCGGCTGGATGCCGTCGCGTCGTCGGGATTCGGCATTTCCCGTACGAAGGCGGCCGAAGCGATTAAGGGCGACCGCGTGCAGGTAAATTGGCAGCCGGCGAAGGGCCCTTCTCAGGACGTGCAGGAAGGCGACGTCATCTCCCTGCGCGGCAAGGGCCGGATGGAACTGGCGCAGATTACGGGGACGTCCCGCAAGGGGCGCATCGGCGTGCTGCTGAAGCGGTATATGTAA
- a CDS encoding cell division protein SepF → MGLKDVWNKVTNSISGVNDEDDFETDEFEDEEDVVEERQNRRSVAAPHRPALGYGAQPAQPLKMMIVEPETFDDSQSIADFLRERKPVVINFESTAPDVSKRVVDFISGATYALDGNIQKVGKDIFLCVPSNVTVDRSKHDYGDFNAAQLAWNNGDDTPQK, encoded by the coding sequence ATGGGATTGAAAGATGTTTGGAATAAGGTTACGAATTCTATTAGCGGAGTAAACGACGAAGACGATTTCGAAACGGATGAATTCGAAGACGAAGAAGACGTTGTGGAAGAACGGCAGAACCGCCGCTCTGTCGCTGCGCCCCATCGTCCTGCCTTAGGATACGGCGCACAGCCGGCGCAGCCCCTGAAAATGATGATCGTCGAACCGGAAACCTTTGACGATTCGCAGAGCATCGCCGATTTCCTGCGGGAACGCAAGCCCGTGGTCATCAACTTCGAATCGACGGCTCCCGACGTATCGAAGCGCGTCGTAGACTTCATCAGCGGCGCGACGTATGCTCTCGACGGCAACATCCAGAAGGTCGGCAAGGATATTTTCCTGTGCGTTCCGAGCAACGTGACCGTCGACAGAAGCAAGCACGACTACGGCGATTTCAATGCGGCGCAGCTGGCCTGGAATAACGGCGACGACACGCCGCAGAAGTAA
- a CDS encoding YggS family pyridoxal phosphate-dependent enzyme translates to MIKDNIEAVRQRISAAAARVGRTDAITLVAVTKNHPVEFMKEAAAAGITDVGENRVQEALQKQKEFPDNGLTWHLIGHLQTNKAKHAVEHFDLIHSVDSEHLLRAVDKEAGKIGKVQDILLQVNVAREETKFGMEVEEFPALCRLAGELPNVRVRGLMCIAPNFEQVEDVRPIFRIARALYDDMKLKFPEGQVQYLSMGMTHDFEIAIEEGANVVRVGTAIFGARNY, encoded by the coding sequence TTGATTAAGGATAATATTGAGGCCGTACGGCAGCGGATTTCCGCAGCAGCCGCCCGCGTCGGGAGAACCGATGCGATTACGCTGGTTGCCGTGACGAAGAACCACCCGGTCGAATTCATGAAAGAAGCGGCCGCAGCCGGTATTACCGACGTAGGTGAAAACCGTGTGCAGGAAGCTCTGCAGAAACAGAAGGAATTTCCCGATAATGGATTGACGTGGCATCTGATCGGTCACTTGCAGACCAATAAGGCCAAGCACGCCGTCGAACACTTTGATTTGATTCATTCCGTCGACTCGGAGCATTTGCTGCGGGCCGTCGACAAGGAAGCCGGAAAGATCGGCAAGGTTCAGGATATTTTGCTGCAGGTCAACGTGGCCCGGGAAGAAACGAAGTTCGGCATGGAAGTGGAAGAGTTTCCCGCCCTGTGCCGATTGGCCGGCGAGCTCCCTAACGTCCGCGTGCGGGGGCTGATGTGCATCGCGCCGAATTTTGAGCAGGTAGAGGACGTTCGTCCCATCTTCCGCATTGCTCGCGCGCTGTACGACGACATGAAGCTCAAATTCCCTGAAGGCCAGGTTCAGTATCTGTCTATGGGCATGACCCATGATTTTGAAATAGCAATTGAAGAAGGCGCGAACGTAGTCCGCGTAGGCACGGCTATCTTCGGCGCGCGTAATTACTAA
- a CDS encoding polyphenol oxidase family protein, whose translation MATEWISRDGLGWEQSRLLRQAGLRHGATGRCGGVSQGAYESLNLSFQTGDAALHVLENRRRLCQAVGMDLTKLTTCRQTGEGHIVAVGPAEAGCGAGSVHTELAHTDALMTNCAGLPLAVFTADSAPVILFDPAHHACAVGRAGLRETTTRLPAKMVLAMELVYGSISADLYAYVGPCAGADHVEISEGFAQAVERMGPAYACCIGRGARRTIDLKQTARQLLTDAGLLLGHIDISSSCVYEEEERFFSYRRDFGRTGRMAAFAVL comes from the coding sequence ATGGCGACGGAATGGATTAGCCGCGATGGCCTCGGCTGGGAACAGAGTCGCCTGCTGCGGCAGGCCGGCCTGCGTCACGGCGCGACGGGCCGCTGCGGCGGCGTGAGCCAGGGGGCCTATGAATCGCTGAACCTGTCGTTTCAGACTGGGGACGCTGCGCTGCATGTGCTGGAAAACCGCCGTCGCTTGTGTCAGGCCGTCGGCATGGATTTGACGAAGCTGACGACGTGCCGCCAGACCGGCGAAGGCCACATCGTCGCTGTCGGCCCTGCCGAAGCCGGCTGCGGCGCCGGCAGCGTCCATACGGAGCTGGCTCATACAGACGCCTTGATGACAAACTGCGCCGGCCTGCCCCTGGCCGTTTTTACTGCAGACAGCGCTCCTGTCATCCTGTTCGATCCGGCCCATCATGCCTGCGCTGTCGGACGGGCCGGCCTGCGGGAAACGACGACGAGGCTGCCTGCGAAAATGGTCCTGGCCATGGAACTGGTATACGGTTCTATTTCCGCCGACCTGTACGCCTACGTCGGCCCCTGCGCCGGCGCGGACCATGTCGAAATCAGCGAAGGCTTCGCCCAGGCCGTAGAACGCATGGGGCCTGCCTATGCCTGCTGCATCGGCCGCGGAGCCCGGCGGACGATCGATTTGAAGCAGACCGCGCGGCAGCTGCTGACAGATGCGGGACTTTTACTGGGCCATATAGATATTTCTTCTTCGTGCGTATACGAAGAGGAAGAACGATTTTTTTCCTACCGGCGGGACTTCGGCCGTACGGGCCGCATGGCGGCCTTCGCCGTTCTGTAA